A stretch of the Natribaculum luteum genome encodes the following:
- a CDS encoding NAD(P)/FAD-dependent oxidoreductase — translation MPGTSFDAVVVGGGIVGANCAVQLARAGVDDIVMLERDAPASKASGRAAGSLTIYRHERFGAEASRVGRDLYEEYERAYDGLTFHREKSYSIAYSDEGAHYLSLKDESTTVETELLSAAELADREPEFATDDVTAALCIDEAVYTDPEQLTHAAHAVARDEGVSLKIEEVRDFEVEGKDISVKTTNGSYEAPVVIIAAGAWTKRLLQRAGTDVALRPRTSQIAILDPPNNIDLPMWGAPDWSVYGRPTPDGRVLFGGGTTTPVTDLEDFHNRARVPFLRQVGERAPEIIPLLEDATLHDDWAGRVSATPDRYPHIGETDIEGLYVCSGFNGEGISNSPFGARLLADLIGGDDPLVDPSEFDPTRYQGGEEFEINDAVEWWDDR, via the coding sequence ATGCCTGGTACCTCTTTTGACGCCGTTGTCGTCGGTGGTGGCATCGTCGGTGCAAACTGTGCGGTCCAGCTCGCCCGTGCCGGCGTGGACGACATAGTCATGCTAGAACGTGATGCGCCCGCGAGCAAAGCCAGTGGTCGTGCAGCGGGGAGTCTGACCATCTATCGGCACGAACGGTTCGGTGCAGAGGCTTCCCGCGTCGGGCGTGACCTCTACGAAGAATACGAACGAGCGTACGATGGCCTCACATTCCACCGGGAAAAATCGTACTCCATCGCGTACAGCGACGAAGGGGCTCACTACCTCAGTTTAAAAGACGAATCGACGACTGTCGAAACGGAGCTATTGAGTGCTGCCGAGCTAGCCGATCGAGAGCCGGAATTTGCTACTGACGACGTCACAGCAGCCCTCTGTATAGATGAAGCAGTTTACACTGATCCAGAACAGCTGACGCACGCAGCCCACGCCGTCGCCCGCGACGAAGGGGTCTCTCTGAAGATCGAGGAGGTGAGAGATTTCGAGGTAGAGGGAAAAGATATCTCCGTAAAGACGACCAACGGCAGTTACGAGGCACCCGTCGTGATCATCGCCGCCGGTGCATGGACGAAACGTCTCCTCCAACGGGCCGGGACTGACGTCGCTCTCCGACCGCGAACGAGCCAGATTGCTATCCTCGATCCGCCAAACAATATAGACCTCCCTATGTGGGGTGCGCCTGATTGGAGCGTCTACGGACGACCGACGCCAGACGGCAGGGTGCTGTTCGGCGGCGGAACCACAACACCGGTGACGGATCTAGAAGACTTCCACAATCGGGCCCGGGTACCTTTCCTCCGACAAGTCGGGGAGCGTGCCCCCGAAATAATACCGCTCCTCGAGGACGCAACTCTCCACGACGACTGGGCCGGACGCGTTTCGGCAACGCCCGACCGGTATCCCCATATCGGTGAGACAGACATCGAGGGGCTTTACGTCTGCAGCGGATTCAATGGTGAGGGTATCTCCAATAGCCCATTCGGTGCTCGACTGCTCGCTGATCTGATCGGCGGTGACGACCCCCTCGTCGACCCCTCAGAGTTCGATCCGACGAGGTACCAGGGCGGCGAGGAGTTTGAAATAAATGACGCCGTTGAGTGGTGGGACGACCGCTGA
- a CDS encoding IclR family transcriptional regulator translates to MENTSSGRLVQSTIRSLRILEYVEKHGNARLTDIASELDIGHSTAHNHLTTLEHEGFLVKKDGKYTLGMKQLKYGMSARRNIPFIREIRRNIFEVAQQIELDTEFLVEENGRVVSVIDTGYELTKYSTIDTSLNVGKFYPMTCTASGKAILAEMTDERVEEILDMWGLPEMTSYSITSRDTLYEQLEQIRERGYSRADQEVVEGFDNIGVVLTHPDGTIIGAVTVGWPTYHFENDVPQWIIDKLLRTKESIEADIAATES, encoded by the coding sequence ATGGAAAACACGAGTTCCGGACGGTTGGTCCAATCGACGATACGTTCCCTGCGGATTCTCGAGTACGTCGAAAAACACGGAAATGCGAGACTGACCGACATCGCCTCCGAACTCGATATCGGACACAGTACGGCTCACAATCATCTGACCACACTCGAACATGAGGGTTTCCTCGTCAAGAAAGACGGCAAGTACACTCTTGGAATGAAGCAACTCAAATATGGAATGTCTGCCCGAAGGAATATTCCGTTCATACGAGAGATCAGGCGCAATATATTCGAGGTCGCCCAACAAATAGAACTGGATACAGAGTTTCTCGTTGAGGAAAACGGCCGTGTCGTTTCTGTTATCGATACAGGATACGAGTTGACAAAATACTCCACCATCGACACAAGCCTGAACGTCGGAAAGTTCTACCCGATGACCTGTACAGCCTCCGGAAAAGCGATACTCGCAGAAATGACCGACGAACGGGTCGAAGAGATACTGGATATGTGGGGGCTTCCCGAGATGACGTCGTACTCGATAACGAGTCGGGATACATTATACGAACAGCTAGAACAGATACGAGAGAGGGGGTACTCCAGAGCCGATCAAGAAGTCGTCGAAGGGTTCGACAATATCGGTGTCGTCCTAACACATCCTGACGGAACGATAATCGGGGCTGTAACCGTGGGATGGCCGACCTACCATTTCGAGAATGACGTACCTCAATGGATAATCGACAAACTACTCCGCACTAAGGAGTCCATCGAAGCTGATATAGCAGCCACAGAGTCGTAA